A DNA window from Allokutzneria albata contains the following coding sequences:
- a CDS encoding BKACE family enzyme, translating to MTASSSGTLITVAPTGAEHSKAEVPNLPVTLEELVRTGQDCERVGASMIHVHIRDAEAQPTLDQGLLKETVAALRSETNLIVQLSTGGAVTDPEEDRLAVLDAMPDSASCTMGTVNFGDAVFMNRWEFIVELHRRMQERRIVPEYEIFDIGQLASLNRLLDEHGAPAGGHVHVDLVMGVPGGMPGTTEMLTSALRLLPTGASFSATGIGRTSLPVMLASLSAGGHLRVGMEDTLSYARGERVRDNAQLAARAAALSRIAQRPPLAVEEARALLGVHQTR from the coding sequence ATGACAGCGTCGTCGTCAGGCACCCTGATCACGGTCGCCCCCACCGGGGCGGAACACAGCAAGGCCGAGGTCCCGAACCTGCCGGTCACGCTGGAGGAACTGGTCCGCACGGGCCAGGACTGCGAACGCGTCGGCGCGAGCATGATCCACGTGCACATCCGGGACGCCGAGGCCCAGCCGACCCTGGACCAGGGCCTGCTCAAGGAGACCGTCGCCGCGCTGCGCAGCGAGACGAACCTGATCGTCCAGCTGTCGACGGGCGGCGCGGTGACCGACCCGGAGGAGGACCGGCTGGCCGTGCTCGACGCCATGCCGGACTCGGCCTCCTGCACCATGGGCACGGTGAACTTCGGCGACGCGGTGTTCATGAACCGGTGGGAGTTCATCGTCGAGCTGCACAGGCGGATGCAGGAACGGCGGATCGTGCCGGAGTACGAGATCTTCGACATCGGCCAGCTCGCCTCGCTGAACCGGCTGCTGGACGAGCACGGGGCCCCCGCGGGCGGTCACGTGCACGTGGACCTCGTGATGGGCGTTCCCGGCGGCATGCCGGGCACGACGGAGATGCTGACCTCCGCGCTGCGGCTGCTGCCGACCGGCGCGAGCTTCTCCGCGACGGGCATCGGGCGGACCTCGCTCCCGGTGATGTTGGCCTCACTGTCCGCGGGCGGTCATCTGCGCGTCGGCATGGAGGACACTCTCTCCTACGCCAGGGGTGAGCGAGTGCGGGACAACGCCCAACTCGCGGCGCGAGCGGCGGCGTTGTCCCGGATCGCGCAGCGGCCGCCACTGGCCGTCGAGGAGGCCCGGGCGTTGCTCGGGGTGCATCAAACCAGGTGA